DNA from Labrus bergylta chromosome 3, fLabBer1.1, whole genome shotgun sequence:
GTTTCTGTGTGGGCGTGTTACAGCGTTTGTTCCTCATATCTCATATTGAAACGCATTGTCTGCTTTCAAGAATAACATCAAATATAATAGGTATTCTCCCCAGAATTACTAACCAATTGTTTCAACAGTATTTGGTTGGAAAGGAAAacacctttttctttctgccCTGTAACATGAACAAGGCCTCTTGTCTATTGGTCACTGATAACATGTCagtctctgatgtttgtgtaaatgcTGAAGTTTAGCTGTTCAAAGGTTCTGTGTACATACACTTGGCAGCTACGATCAGATCCATTGAACCCACATGCACTTACTTTCTGTAGCATCTTTGCTATAGTCACTACTCCTCACAAGTAAAACTCCAACAATACATTCACAATGTATAGAACATTAGAGTTACTTTATTCATGgccatataaatataaatatttatctaTGAGTAGATTACTATTTTACTTCTCTGTATAAACAATATCTTATCTAATCTTGAACTGTGAAAGTTTATAGCATAGTTGTCACAACAGCATTTACATTACACCATAAAGCAGCTCACTAAACTACAGTGTACATTATTTACTTATGGAAGTAATTCATGTCTGACACAGTCTTTATATTCTAAGCTGCTCTAAATGTGTTCATTCATGTTTCATGCATTGCATTGCATGTCTGTTTTGCATCACTGCATTGAATTGCGTTGTAAACTAGggctttaaatgtgaaatcTACTGCTGTAAGTATCTGTGCTTCAGGATTAAATAGTGTACCTCAATCTGTAAAGCTAAACTATTTTTAGAATAGTATGAACTGAGTCCAGAGCCCGTACTTCTTATCATTATATTGGACAGCATATGTGCGACTCTTGCCCTTTTGCAAAGTGTTCCCTCCTAAATTTAGCTGCAAAGTTTAGATGATTTACAAAGTAGAAGAAACCTGAGACAATGTGTGAGCAGCAGTGCAGCGAGGCTCACAACTTGCAACAACCTTCATTAATCAAACAGATTTCTGATGGAAtgcatttaatgtgtttgtctAAAGAACAGAAGGTTACAATGATAAGAATATATCAAATACTGAGCAGTCCTTTAAAACATAGAAGCCAAATATCCAGCTGCAAAGCCGTAAGCTGGTTTAACAAGCCTTTAAACACCAATGAAAACAATTTGCAGTTTAtttgtaaaaagtattttaataacatttaatgATTTTCTTCATAATGTTGACTGAGATAATCACTCAaagaagcttttcttttttggcttCTTTAAACCATGATGACCAACACTATGAGCAGATGATGACTCAGATGTTTTTTCCAGGATATCACTCAAAGAATAACTACAGCCTGAAACATTTGTGCTAATGTGCCTGAAGTGTTGGGTGTTTTGCCTTGTATGCTTTTGCCATCATATACCAATATTTTCTccagaaacattattttttgaCATTATATTTTATGAGAAATTGTTGCATTTGATGTTATATTGACACCTACACCAGTGTAAAGACTTTCAataagaaagaaacatttttaaaacaattgaaatgttttaaaagttattcTAATGAAACCTGATGAAATATTTGATATGTTGTAGTAGCAAGTCGcaatttgtttaaatgtatttaaacagcCTTACCACATGCCATCTACATGGTGAGCTACAAATTGTGCCAGACAAGAGGTTATGAGGTCGGAGTGTCTTTAACGTCTACTCCTTCCTCTTCTCTAACTTCTGTGTTTGCACAGGTATTACtcatttggtttgtttgtcAGAATGGTTTATTAACAACATTACAGTTAGTGCGTTTATGAGAATAAAAACTATATATACACAACTTTTCAGCTTTCAATAACTTTGTCTCGCAGTGAGCagcatgaaacacacacaacttatTTTGATTATTGTATTGAAGAGGTTGGCAAAGAGTAAAAAAAGGGTAACACATGGTTTACAAAAAGGGCTTTcataaatgtaattatttgaAATTACACATACTGTTGTTCTTTTATTATGGTAGAAGTTGGGACTTTGTGAACGCAGGAGTAATGACAtaagcagtgtttttttatgcCCAGATTATCTGTTACTCTTGTTTTTGGACTCTGGACCCTCTGAGTGGAtattgatgtttgtttcatgaaacACATTGAGTGCCCACTGAGCATGTGTTTCTTGTGTGCATTTATGTCGGTGTTTTCTCAGGTCACATGAGGAGTTAAGCTCACGCATTAAGTCTACACTTGTTAACCAGGAGCACGGCTAAGACGGACATCACATTACTGTAACCAGTATCACCTAATGCCATGTAATGTTAAGAAGTAGCACATGTCATGAccttttgtaaagaaaaaatcaGTTCTTTAGTGCTGTACACTCCGATGAAGTGTTCAGTAAACTCTTGACTCTTTCCACTCTTTGTCATCCTGCCCACATCAACGTTCATATGATTTTGTGTCTTCGCAGCTCATGGTGGGGTGGAGTGCAGATGGGACCCCCAGATCCCATCCTGGGAGTCAGCGAGGCCTTCAAGAAGGACTCCAACCCCAAGAAGATGAACCTGGGGGTGGGAGCCTACAGGGATGACCAGGGCAAGCCCTTCGTGCTCAGCTGTGTCCGCAAGGTATGACCCAgcccaagcaaaaaaaaaaaaaagaaatcataatAGGAACTTGAGTTATGATTGAAATCTGAAAAGCAGTGGTTTTCAACCTTTTCGCAATAATAACACAATAAAGTGACAGTCCAGTCATTTCTCACTGTGCCACagattattaatttattttttcattgtgtGATCTTGAAACCGATTAAAACCTGAGAACGTCTGTGCACTGAGTACCCTGTTTGTTATTCACTACCTCCTGTCCACCCTCCTGTAACAGTGTGGTGCTGAAGCCTGGAGCGGCGCACGAATTGATTGACCGACCAACATCACAATTCACTAAGCTTGATTTCTTCGCCTCCTTGCTTTTAGTGTTTGTAAATGCAACTTTTGTCCCTGTTCTTTTAATCAAGAGTCAGAGGAGATACGATAACCACGTGACAGTTAGCCAGTTAGAGAGAGATTTTGTAAGATTTCTAAAGTTGTTCTGAAGAAGTTTTCTAAGAAGACTCTCCGTCAGATTCACCAACGTGTTCTTAAATTACTGATTAGTTCGCAGCTGTTTTTAACTACTTGTGTCCGTAAGTTGAAAGCATGTGCCTGTTGTTCCCAATTAGCGTAGGTAACTGCCCACTAATGCCCATAAAAGGGCATGAGTGCAGGATGCGTGCAGGGCCCTGCAGACATATAGAAAGAAATGCTGGTGGTAGCAAAAAATAATGTTGGGGAGATGGCTAACAGAGTGCGGAAGATGGCGCCGACAGAATACTGGACTCCTAACGGAGAAGAAACTGTTGTGAAGTGGAGGTCAGGAGAAAACAAGCTGTTTTATTCAGCAGTGTATGTAATGGttacacaggaacacacacactaaaaagacgcatgggatgcaataaactcatataataaataaatgtagtgaATTTAAATGTCATGTGTATGTTTAAAAGACCACTGTTAAGTATTGTATTAATTATggaacaaaatatttaaaagtaaagCCTATAATATTATACAACTGCAGATTTCAATAAAATGCAATAGCCAGTCATGTTGACCGAGCCATTCAGCACTCAGATGTGCATTAGAGTGCTCCCGAGTGTTAGTAAATTCTGTTCTTACCAAATAACAAATCACCCATaagaaaacattgatgaatCCCAGAATCTCCTTGAAAAGTTCATAAGTAGGATTTAAGAACACATTTGTTCTTAAGAACGGTTCctgaatgaggcccattgttTTTAAGAGCTCAACCCCTGAAACCACCCCTGTAAAGGTATGGCATAACAGCCTGTTTATTGAAGACGTGTAAGTTGATCACACACCTCTAAACTCTTTCCTTAATCGATTATTTATTGGCTACATTTCTAAAGCCAAGACCCTGAGGTTTAGAATCACTGCTCAAAAGAACCGTAGTACACCACTATTATGTGATTTTATTACTTTGGAAATGGAGGGATTACTAAGGTCATTTGATTGTTAATTGTTTTGAGCTCAGCTTCTGCGACCCTTAAAACCTTCTGTGTTCCTGAATCTCTAAGCATTCACTTAATTTGGGTTCAAACATACATCTCAATGATTTTTCTTGTTGCCTTGTAACCATGAGAATGTGTGTTATGCCTATTGATTAGTGTTAAACGTTCATGTATGTTATACAAAGCATGTAGTACCAGTCAGAGGTTGCAAgtcttcagatttttttacaAGTCGACAGTCATGTGGTAATAGTCAAGTCGATGTCGAATAGTCGTTGATGAACTTATCAATAAAACCACATGAGAAGGTAATGCTTCTTCCAACTAGCAAAGATATTTATATGCAAAACTTAAGGCATATGCTGCTGCGAGCAGACAGTTACAGACCTGTAAAGAAACAGGAGGTTACAACAGCTACAATAAAGTATGCAACAATAACACCTGTGCTACAATTCCCTTATTAGTGAGtgctaagaaaaaaaagtcaaacttggggaaagaaaaaaatgttaggTAAACAAGTGTTTTTGTCTACACACTGTCATAGTCCTGCTCAGTCACAGTTTTAGATTTTCTCTCCTGATAAGCGATTAGTTGACATGAGGCACAAAGCATCATCACACAGCTGTAAAGTCAACCTCTAGGACCAATCAAGGACAGTTGTTTTGTCTTAAACCCTGTTGATTTCCTATTATAGGCAGAGGCTATTATTGCATCCAAGCAGCTGGATAAGGAGTACCTCGGCATCACTGGTTTGGGAGAATTTACCAAGTCTTGCGCCCAGCTTGCTTTCGGTGCCGATAATGAGGTCCTGAAGAGCGGCAGGGTGAGTTGAGTGTTGTTTAAACCTCTAAACCTAGGTGACAGTTTAAGGCCCAAATAGATGTGAACTCTCTGTCCTCCCCACAGAACATCACCGTCCAGACCATCTCAGGAACCGGATCTCTGCGCATTGGAGCCAACTTCTTGGTGAGGACTTCTTGATTTCGTCACTTAGCACAAACAAACCTTTAGTTCAGTCTGGTCATCTCTAACCCgatcttctctttctgtcacagGCTCGATTCCATGGAGGTCCACGTGATGTGTACTTGCCCAAACCCTCCTGGGGAAACCACACACCTATCTTCAGAGACGCTGGCATGCAGCTTAAAGCATACAGATACTACGATGCTTCCACCTGCGGATTTGACTTTAAAGGAGCTCTTGAAGACATTTCTGTGAGACATTAATGATGATTTAACGAGGAGGACGGAGGGATATGTGTggagatgattaaaaaaaactcagggTTTTCTGACAGctagtttctttttaaatgatattgGATAAATGAAGTTAAGaatcttttattttcaattgAAAACATAATCATAAGAGTATTTAGTTGATTTCCTAGACAACACGTGACTTTcagtttaatttgtgtttaagTTGTTAACTATTTTCAACATAGTCACCTGGTCTGTGGTTTGTTTTGGGAAGCCTTCAAACTCACAGTCTGTTATCTATGTTGTAGGGTTGACTAAATATTTTTCTGCCACAGAAAATCCCAGAGCAGAGTGTGATCCTGCTGCATGCATGCGCTCACAACCCCACTGGTGTTGACCCAAAGCCAGAGCAGTGGAAGGAGATTTCTGACCTTGTCAAGGTGAGTGTGAATCCTCTCTGTTAAGATTTGTGAAAATGTTGCACTTTACCGTTTTGAGAAAGTATCAGGACGTGTTTATCTCATAGTCTGATGTCTCTGACAGTTCAAGTTTCAATGATAAAGCCTGTAGCAtatctatctgttatctcttgACACATTGTTAACAAGTCATGTCCGTCTGCGTTATTCTCCTATCtgccttctcctttttttcacGTTGTAGAAAAGGAATCTGCTCCCGTTCTTTGACATGGCCTATCAGGGCTTCGCCAGTGGAGACATCAATCGGGATGCCTGGGCTGTTCGCTACTTCATCGAGCAGGGACACAACGTCCTTCTGTCCCAGTCCTTTGCCAagaacatggggctctatggtcagctttttaaaaaattaaaatataagtTATGACAACTTAAAGTTAGTAGGTTTTAAcctttttgtaatttgtgatatttttttcaatGCAACAAAATCTATTGAAATAAAATTGTATGTTACATAATGAGAAACAATTTTCATTACATCAACATGTGTTGTAGCTAGAGTTAATTTTATGCAAGCCACAGAGAAGCAATAAAACTAACGAAAGTCTTAAAATCACTGCATAATGTGAGACAAAGAAGTTAATCTTCACTTGATTGGTTATCACTGCCAGTTATACGATTTTAACTCAGGATTTTCTCTCCAGCTTTGAGTGGGCAAATAATaattaagaattaaaaaaaaactgtttaataaTGTAAGAACATTGATATTCAGCATTATAAAAAAGTTCAGTCACAGTGAGACACCATTCACACTTTACAAACCGGTTAAGGCTCATCTGTTTTGGGTATCTACTCATGTCATGTATAAACTCAAAATGTTCTAAAACACACCTTACTGTTTATAAATGTACAACATGTTTATCTGACTGTTCAATTCTAACAATGTGGTGAGTCCATAATTATGCTTTGTGCTTATTCTTTCATTCATGATGCCTTCTCCTCATTATTGAACTTGGTTTAAGGCATGATAATGAGATTATCAGTTTCAGCAGCTTTACACAAACTCTTGTCAGAAATGAGTTTGTAAATATGTGTATGTTATTATTCCCAGGTGAGCGTGTTGGAGGCTTTTCTGTGGTGTGTAGCGATGCAGAGGAGGCGAAGAGGGTCGAGTCTCAAATCAAAATCCTCATCAGACCCATTTACTCAAACCCGCCCATGAATGGTGCCCGAATTGCTTCAACCATTCTCAACACACCAGATCTGTACTCACTGTGGTAtgtgcttttttgttttcttttattttttgtaaaaactCTAAAGGCTCAAGTATCCCTCTTTCACTGATTTCTTGATCTGTCTCCGTGCTGTCACTGATCCCAGGCTTGAGGAGGTCCATGGTATGGCTAATCGTATTATTAAGATGAGAGAACAGCTGGTGGCCGGTTTGAAGAAGGAGGGCTCCTCCAACAACTGGCAGCACGTTATTGATCAGATCGGGATGTTCTGCTTCACTGGCCTCAAACCAGAACAGGTACACTTACATTGTCTACTTATTTTACCACAGggaacaaaaatgtaaattttcataATTAAAATTGTACGTAAATACTTAAATGAAAAACTCAATCCAGCTCTAATAtctgtcagtgtttccccttTCATTATATTAAGGGGTCccgcccccccgccccccttgaagctcaagtaaaacaaaaataataataataattttgtttatttatttatttttttgggggctttttgtgccttttattgtagagataggatagtggacagagtcataaatcaggggaagaagtcatttaaggatacctttctgatagaaaagtacagctgtcattaaaagtaacgcatgaacaccaagattccttcaagtgtttttgTGTCGGTGTGTCTATTAAAAATGAAGCTACAGCCAGCAGCAGAGATCCGTAACCTCGTAGGAATGTTTGTTGTGTGGTATCTGTTCAAAGTTTCTGTAATACATTAACGATTATAATGTATAAATGAGTAAGCTTTAAAGGTGCTGATAggtaccttttttttaaagattaaaaaaaaaaaaaaaaaaatgtaatgcctAGTTCACCAGCTTGGATCACTGCATTAGAAAATGAATCCATGGtaacattcattttaattaaacacatACTCAGGAGCATTTACTTTGATATTATAATTTAGTATCAGTGGAGTTGCCTAGTCTCATCAAAGAGCTTGTGTTTTCACTTTGATCAGCTCTTCATTGAAAGTGGAAGGAAAAACATCGTATTTCAACAGATTAAtgtacagaaagagagagtgctCATATTCTGGAGTTGTTACTTggtacaaataataaatacctGGTTGATTGATGTTTCTCTCTGTACATCTCATATACAgtgtttgtaaataaaaagttgaCTAACTGAGAGTTTACTGATTGAAAGAAGTTTTTCTAGGCTCCTATCAGTCTTAACTCCTCAGCTCAACACTTCTTGGAGTAGAACAGTGTTTAACTAAATGGTGGgctgctgccccctggtgggcGTCAAAAGGTCCTCCACCaagtatgattttaaaaaaaaaaaaaaaaaaaaaaaaaaaaactttattgatgaATTCATCATGAAGTAATCCTTACCCTGATCACTATGGTCATTCACAACTTCACACATTGAAGATTAGGTGAATGAagaatttttttctttcattttaattattttcttgttttgtgaTTCTGGCAATTGTGATCTGAAAGAGAGCTGATGTCATGAAGTGTAATTGTCCCCTCAGTTATGTAGAGAAACTACAGATTTACACATACTGAAATGTATCTGCATTAAATGACATCCTCTGAAATACTGCTAATGCTACAATAAGTAGCATTTACGTGTTAAAACTTCTAACAACAAACAGACTTGGTAATCAGTCCTACACAATGCATTATTGGATACAAGGCATGACGGACTGTCTCTCCAGACTGAAGAGTCAACTCAGACCTGACAAGTATTAAGGCAGTCAAACTTAATGCAGTCCaatttttgtatttgtcttcTTTCATATGTAGAAGATCAGTATTAACGATCGATAAACTAACAGACAACTCCCTCTGTATATTCCCCTCAAATGTTGAAGACAGCTTAAGGGGGGAGGCACTGTGAGCAGATTGAAGTTGTTAGTGCATAGTCACTTCAATAAAGTGGAGAATAAATAATATTTGAGGAGTGAAAATATATAATACATATGATATGATATATAAcctataataaaataattagtGTTTCTTTCATATGTTTAAAAGCCTGCTGCTGTGATTTTTGTTGTCTAAATATTGATGTgtggatttgtttatttgtcctGCAGGTTGAGCGCCTTACAAAGGAGTTTTCAGTGTACATGACCAAGGATGGCAGAATCTCAATGGCAGGCATTTCCTCTGGGAACGTTGGTTACCTGGCACAAGCGATCCATGCAGTCACAAAGTAGAGTGGACCCTGCCGAGGAAGCTACAAAATCAAAGCAGACGTGTTAAAAGGAGCTTTGTGCGTCACTTATTCTGTCTCCTCCATTCCACCTTTAGAAAAGATTTATTTagttaaacattttcttgaTTGGATATTTTAACTTGGAATGGCTGCTGCTGAAAAacagtttagtttgtttgtctctttttttttttttttctcaacatttcaCTGAACAGCTTCCCCTGCCACTCACTCTAAAACATCAAAGAACAGAACTGGGGATAATATAAGGCTGATAATTTGAGATGGCTGTTGTCTTGTGAAAGCCTGTAGGAAATGTGagttctttttaatttaaatggtTGGGTTATAGCACTTTATGAGCTTGAAAGCACTGTTTTATTTCAAGATTAGGATTCTGTTTTCCCTCAGTTAATCAATTCACTGCTGGCTGTTCATCTGAGCTAATCAATCACTCAGCAATGTAGTCTCCTGATTACTTTACTCCTTTTATTCAGCAGGATTTGTCAACTGTTTGAGGTGTCTATCTTAATCACATGTCAACAGTCTCTCAGTAAGTTCCGTCTAACACCTGATTGAAAACAAGCACACAGACCAAAAAAGAAGTAAACTCAGAAGAT
Protein-coding regions in this window:
- the got2b gene encoding glutamic-oxaloacetic transaminase 2b, mitochondrial — encoded protein: MALLKSNKVILCLGNISPSLGAFSTRNSSWWGGVQMGPPDPILGVSEAFKKDSNPKKMNLGVGAYRDDQGKPFVLSCVRKAEAIIASKQLDKEYLGITGLGEFTKSCAQLAFGADNEVLKSGRNITVQTISGTGSLRIGANFLARFHGGPRDVYLPKPSWGNHTPIFRDAGMQLKAYRYYDASTCGFDFKGALEDISKIPEQSVILLHACAHNPTGVDPKPEQWKEISDLVKKRNLLPFFDMAYQGFASGDINRDAWAVRYFIEQGHNVLLSQSFAKNMGLYGERVGGFSVVCSDAEEAKRVESQIKILIRPIYSNPPMNGARIASTILNTPDLYSLWLEEVHGMANRIIKMREQLVAGLKKEGSSNNWQHVIDQIGMFCFTGLKPEQVERLTKEFSVYMTKDGRISMAGISSGNVGYLAQAIHAVTK